The Vicinamibacteria bacterium genome contains a region encoding:
- a CDS encoding transporter substrate-binding domain-containing protein has protein sequence MDTRLFALVLTTSLATVSPASAQSPVLDRILESRELRVATSGTQPPFNAVSRDQELIGLEVDLARMLADAMNVNLTLTSMPFPDLLPALKDGKVDMVLSGLAITPARIREVAFVGPYLLSGKSVLTDGRRLTSMKGPRDLDIPELTLVALADSTSVDYVKRVAPKAKLVTTPNYEAAVQMILSDTADAMIADMPVCILTVLRNPNRDLATPSRPFTVEPVGIALPTSDERFRNLVEAYVDAFEKTGALEELRARWLSGGEWIAQLP, from the coding sequence ATGGATACCCGTCTATTCGCTCTCGTGCTGACGACCTCTCTCGCAACCGTCTCACCGGCTTCGGCGCAGAGTCCGGTGCTCGATCGCATCCTCGAGTCGCGCGAGCTGAGGGTCGCGACCTCCGGCACCCAGCCACCGTTCAATGCCGTCAGCAGGGACCAGGAGTTGATCGGGCTCGAAGTCGACTTGGCCCGGATGCTGGCGGACGCCATGAACGTGAATCTGACCTTGACGTCCATGCCGTTTCCCGATCTCCTTCCCGCGTTGAAGGATGGAAAAGTAGACATGGTTCTGTCGGGACTGGCGATCACCCCGGCGAGAATCCGCGAGGTCGCCTTCGTGGGCCCCTACCTGCTCTCGGGAAAATCCGTTCTGACCGATGGCCGGCGGCTCACCTCGATGAAAGGACCGCGTGATCTCGACATTCCCGAACTAACGCTCGTGGCGCTCGCAGACTCGACCAGCGTCGACTACGTGAAACGCGTGGCGCCGAAAGCGAAACTCGTAACCACCCCGAACTACGAGGCCGCGGTGCAAATGATTCTGAGCGACACCGCCGATGCGATGATCGCCGACATGCCCGTCTGCATCCTGACGGTGCTGAGGAATCCCAACAGGGATCTCGCCACTCCGTCCCGACCGTTTACGGTGGAGCCCGTCGGCATTGCCCTGCCCACGAGCGACGAGCGATTCCGGAATCTCGTGGAGGCCTACGTCGACGCTTTCGAAAAGACCGGCGCTCTCGAAGAGCTTCGCGCGAGGTGGCTTTCGGGCGGCGAGTGGATCGCACAGCTTCCCTGA